In Lolium perenne isolate Kyuss_39 chromosome 5, Kyuss_2.0, whole genome shotgun sequence, the sequence TTACTCTTATTTCCTTTTGAGAAGGGGAACAAGTCTCACTCTCTGCGAGAGATGCAAGTGAGATCCCACCAAAGttgtacttgttctttactgacgaagatttggtgcacatgagtacCAGTGTTCCCGATTTTTGAAATATTTAAAAACTGTATTTTATATTTTTAAAAATCATAAAAAATATTCCATGAATATAAATATATGTCATTAATACTTGTGCAAAATTTCGGTAAAAATTTGTTGTATTTTTAGCTACAGAAAAAAGGCTGTGTATAGGGACAATTTTTGtcagaatttttttttttatatAGTTCATAATACAATATATTTTCTTCCGAAATATCTACAGAACATTCAGAAGATTTCTATGTATGTGCAGATTTAAACTTAACTTTTTTGGAATCTCAAAAATATATTATTTTTAAACCTgaagcactggtgctcatgtggcaAAGTCACTTTTTGTTTCTTTACTGTGCTAGCTCAAAATTTTCCTCCAAGTTTTGAACTAGAAATCATAAAATGTACTCCAGTTGAGACCTTAGTCTGTGAATTAATTTTCACTCTCACGGTGTCATCATAAATTTGCCAATAAACGCTGTTCTTCACACTCTTTTATATGCCTGCCACATCAGATCGCCGGCAACTCGGGCATCCTGCTCAGCTACATCGCCGACTTCGCCCTCGCCGGCCTCCCGGAGTCCGTCAACTGGCGCCTCATGATCGGCGTCGGCGCCGTCCCGCCGCTATTCCTCGCCGCGGCCACGCTGCTCGCCATGCCGGAGACGCCGCGGTGGCTCGTCCTCAACGGCCACCACGACGAAGCCCGCAGGGTCCTCACGCGCACCACCGGCGACGCGGCCCTCGCCGACCGCCGTCTCCAGGATATCGTGTCCTCCGCCCGGGAGAGCCCGAAGCAggccgtctccggcgacggcaAGAAGGAGGCGCGGCCGTCAACGAGCGTGTGGCGCGACCTGCTGGTCCGGCCGACGCCGTCCATCCGCCGCGTGCTGCTCGCCGTCCTCGGCCTCCAGTTCTTCCAGCAGGCATCCGGCGTCGCGGCGCTCGTGCTGTACGCGCCGCGGGTGTTCAACCGCGCCGGGATCACCTCCCAGCACGCGGTGCTGGGCGCCACCATCCTCCTCGGCGTCGTCAAGACGGTGTCCATCGTCATCCCGCTCTTCCTCACCGACCGGCTCGGCCGGCGCCCCATGCTGCTCACGAGCGCGGGCGGCATGGCCGCGTCCCTGCTGGTGCTCGGCTTCTCCCTCcgcgcggcgccggcggcggacgcgggcgccgcgtggtgggcggcggcgacgagcgTGGCGGCTGCGGCGGCGTTCATGGCGACGTTCTCGCTGGGGTTCGGGCCGGTGATATGGATGTACGGGTCGGAGATCCTGCCGCTCCGGCTGCGCGCGCAGGGCACGGGCATCGGCACGGCGGTGAACCGGGTGATGAGCGCGGTGGTGGGGATGACGTTCATCTCGATGTACGAGGCGGTGGGCATGGCCGGGAGCTTCTACATCTTCGCGGGGTTCGCGGCGGCGGCCTGGGTGTTCGTCTACGCTTGCCTGCCGGAGACCAAGGGGAGGAGCCTCGAGGAGATGGAGGCGCTCTTCGACGGTTCCGCCGAATCACCGTCGCTGATGACGCAGTGATCCGTCGACAATGTATACTATGGTAGCACTAGGACAACGGAGGGAAGTAAGACTAGCCAAACGTatttgctgaaagttcttcactgTAAACTTAATTTCGATCGGAAGAATCAGCTATTGCCTATTGGCACACTGTACTGTATGATTTGCGTCCGTTCGACTGTTCGGCGTTATTTTCCATCGATTGCGGAGAAAGCAATAGAGCTCACACACcaggggcgcgtttggtagcctgggcGGCCCTTGGCTCGCATCGGTCCAGTATTTTTCGGGCCGTTTGGTTTTTTGGGCGCATTCGTGTTCTTGCATAGCACGAGTTTTAAAACACCCTGGGACAGGTCCCGGAGGAACGCCCGGTTTGACAGTTTCTCCAGGGCCAGGTCCTGGCGAGACGAAAATCGACAACGCCGTTCGCGTGGGAGCTCCGCCTTGACATGGCGGGAGAAGCCGAAATCCCAGCGGCGTTGCGCGGCAAAGGTAGGGGTAACCTCCCTCTTCGGTTACCCTCTCCATTAGCCCCCTCCCAAAATTTCCCTTCCCCCAAATTTCGCACCGGCGGTGGCGACCCAGATCTGGCAGCGCGCATCTCCCTTGGGTCTCCGGCGTCGGACCAGGATCCTCTTCTCCGGCCGCGCTGGAGGTTGCGCACATCTTCGGCGGCTTTCGGCCCTGCCCTTCGTCCACCATGAAGGAGGTAAGTGCAAACTTCTCTGCTATACTGTAGTGTTAGATTCATGTTGGTAGAACTAGTTGGGTTCGATAAGACCGTTTGTAATGCATAGATCTTGTTTGAGTAGACCGACCAGCTCCAGCTTGTGCACACGCCGCATCACTCATCATTTGCGTACAAGCCTGGATCCTGATGGTGCACAAGAGAGCAGTTAGGCATGCAGCTTTTCCTCGTGTGACTTACAGACCTATGTTACCCCGAGATCAGGAGAGGATTGCCAACCTAAACAACATCTACAACCGCAACGACGTTgaggccatctggatgctacggaTGAGAAGAGCCCCTTTCTATGCACTTGTGAAAACGTTCAGGGAAAGAGGACTGCTGACTGATAGCATCCACACCTCTGTCGAAGAACAAGTCGCAATGTTTCTTCATGTCGTCGGTCATAACAAGAGGTTCAGAGTCATCCATAACACATTCAGGCGATCCACGGAGACTATCTCTCGGTACTTTCAGCAGGTGTTGTACGCAATTGGGGAGCTCAGAAGTGAAATGATCAAGCCAACATCAATGAACACACCCACCAAGATCAAGATAAGCTACAGGTGGTTCCCC encodes:
- the LOC127299453 gene encoding putative polyol transporter 1, which codes for MKNEQEQEPELEAPLLPGDGDARKAAAAAGSAYALVCSLVASAISIIYGYNRGVMSGAQKFVQDDLGISDAQIEVLIGATSIYSLVGSLAAGWACDRAGRRRTMALSAALFFAGSAITGAASGYAALMAGQLVAGVACGFGLVVAPVYIAEMAPAASRGFLSSIPEIAGNSGILLSYIADFALAGLPESVNWRLMIGVGAVPPLFLAAATLLAMPETPRWLVLNGHHDEARRVLTRTTGDAALADRRLQDIVSSARESPKQAVSGDGKKEARPSTSVWRDLLVRPTPSIRRVLLAVLGLQFFQQASGVAALVLYAPRVFNRAGITSQHAVLGATILLGVVKTVSIVIPLFLTDRLGRRPMLLTSAGGMAASLLVLGFSLRAAPAADAGAAWWAAATSVAAAAAFMATFSLGFGPVIWMYGSEILPLRLRAQGTGIGTAVNRVMSAVVGMTFISMYEAVGMAGSFYIFAGFAAAAWVFVYACLPETKGRSLEEMEALFDGSAESPSLMTQ